A region of Lycium barbarum isolate Lr01 chromosome 1, ASM1917538v2, whole genome shotgun sequence DNA encodes the following proteins:
- the LOC132640635 gene encoding uncharacterized protein LOC132640635 translates to MKLSLKLQEQPQSLNNHQKQPQSNPLLIRAKIPISIFNLPFLSCFSTTTHHPSDLSLSLATCFPSGPTLKLAYSTNPTTPPNPTTPTALPLTLTLKSGIGVFGSTKNSPLVISANFNFSPVQPYQNPTFTLLFKPQLGSFSLRKSTTSDLNCGSSGVDKQNGDGNSLGFVPLERPMSFKDFSMEDYAKDSVFKGIAVMAKTEMPLTKRVMMDCRWGVNFPKDLGNRMPFLNVNKIGIKRVDEVKEVKEKKDDSLGDTELLKGMCFWMKKELEMLQRENREMKHRLDEMNMGNVARKNVNEGEFLGGQVAENSGGFEQWRNKKNSGGENGKKEVKKNTASNGNRASDVESELQKAIKAASST, encoded by the coding sequence atgaagctCTCACTGAAACTCCAAGAACAACCTCAATCCCTAAACAACCACCAAAAACAACCACAAAGCAACCCACTTCTCATCCGTGCCAAAATCCCTATTTCCATTTTTAACCTTCCTTTCCTTTCTTGTTTTTCCACCACCACTCACCACCCTTCGGATCTCTCTCTTTCACTTGCCACCTGTTTCCCTTCTGGTCCCACACTTAAACTAGCTTACTCCACTAACCCCACCACCCCACCCAACCCCACCACCCCTACTGCCCTTCCTTTAACCCTTACCCTCAAATCTGGAATTGGTGTTTTTGGTTCTACCAAGAACTCACCTTTAGTCATTTCTGCTAACTTTAACTTTTCACCTGTTCAACCTTATCAAAATCCCACTTTTACCCTTCTTTTTAAACCCCAGTTGGGTTCTTTTTCGCTTCGAAAAAGCACTACTTCTGACCTGAATTGTGGTTCTAGTGGTGTTGATAAGCAGAATGGTGATGGGAATTCATTAGGGTTTGTTCCTTTAGAAAGGCCAATGAGTTTTAAGGACTTTTCAATGGAGGATTATGCTAAAGATTCAGTCTTTAAAGGGATCGCTGTAATGGCGAAAACGGAGATGCCTTTAACGAAAAGGGTTATGATGGATTGTCGTTGGGGTGTGAATTTCCCTAAAGATTTGGGGAATAGGATGCCTTTTTTGAATGTTAATAAGATTGGGATTAAGAGAGTTGATGAAGTTAAGGAGGTGAAGGAGAAGAAAGATGATAGTTTAGGCGATACTGAGTTGTTGAAAGGTATGTGTTTTTGGATGAAAAAGGAGTTGGAAATGCTGCAAAGAGAGAATAGAGAGATGAAACATAGGTTGGATGAAATGAATATGGGGAATGTTGCTAGGAAGAATGTTAATGAGGGGGAGTTTTTAGGTGGGCAAGTGGCTGAGAATTCGGGTGGATTTGAGCAGTGGAGGAATAAGAAGAATAGTGGGGGAGAGAATGGGAAGAAAGAAGTGAAGAAGAACACTGCTTCCAATGGGAATCGAGCTAGTGATGTTGAGAGTGAGTTGCAGAAAGCTATTAAGGCTGCTTCTTCGACATGA